One Littorina saxatilis isolate snail1 linkage group LG12, US_GU_Lsax_2.0, whole genome shotgun sequence genomic region harbors:
- the LOC138981357 gene encoding serine/arginine repetitive matrix protein 2-like isoform X1, with the protein MFCSVSSTQHKGGVERGVCVSWLPVLFLLVHHPHCLSRSVTEDWAWRAPPGPQLEEEGLGQLVDTVVRAAMAAALSKGHLSPGDPLSSYASAPASFSYPPSLAEHPPEPDPWAVEAGAADRMVRVKTNAVKVDVPMEGGGSSQEPEGMTVQLQPLQLFQGQPGDGVMKISFTIQSKVTRRRTQGPKGSWPIEDVTITQSQPRVTVVQPQDGQQASRKRVRVLQEQRNNVAPPPPKKEEAPASVVKSPSYQQNPAKRPHQSGRHGGKLGKPRKKSPRWARRGLTHPLSPVREEFLEGEDTLEALLARQNVDVDTDESLEDLLMMTDNYKENLAPTPLKGAPSQAASSPDTPASFPDTPAPIATAEDLDETGTFTPQGEKHLTSSADQPVFIAPTAVNKPLSQHPAQHKTTGEQMGTLTQEHLTETEPETKATKIRNMDEDIKSVDEEVSNTYSEASDGDIAPRKQEEAPAKAQEEGVASPVEAESDTSFTSATSAPEEETQSQDNEGGEHNKQSQEQKQDSRGLSESESKSERGFTLEAKEEQGDDPAEAPESIVEAPMVSTAAQKANSVPTSVAPLASQEVEDEDVCGRATSSPLEEGTRSALYRTDSASLESSPIINSPPFAGFPDPTHRELQRVRSVENELDEPGAVTRRSQKGRSAVRRVHSAGPVPHSKNRKTTIIDSTFRTVTIDPSKLTECGRPMSSFLLQSPGKGSTSSDNKWTLMDTVSKSVEELDVEDLDGVMIYGKSLEVLIHDTEETDDALPESDSNPSKSRSLEDLLAEAREGGGVTKGAKLYKEDMVFIARKPLQFSDIPPPAQKDPVEEEEAVDQNAMDFSAISPQKMKDLAEDEGPLVTSSPKLGRRRDGSFKKYQSKMGKSEETLLEVTPLKTERRQRQAARRSISLPMNYDVRKNRSKETLLDDHASLFTPNLGQEAKSSNNSMTTHDDTGRRGGMNRLHRSLGNDSHSVSRSSLDSQRQLGRRSREKVRSKETLIDDAPPPPSQSSMSTGRDESRPDNFSKEEEGSDPHRGSVQARSDRPKRRRQRAAVDSENDPTAPDTVNQAAADQDTADRRSSGRRRRRRQREMDREEAAVEADSQAETDRAPGTPDAHHWEDQVPQLVAAPPPPHTAPLDTEFLDTQDLPPPPPHLLQEDAVSVDLPEAEKHKVETHPQQTLQAQHFDDQDEQNQPPRVRRPKKKREKQVKAISDETPHASSAVEIVDHWQTEQPLEEKPVQEATVEERAFMSSFKQPLHAEQTVGEDFPSLSVKRSTMSADRDSLQEENTAKEAREESMMPVVAEDVVPIAGNLDTVDYGDEPPRARRSGGRPPGNRDENQGPTDTTGRAEARNRSREETESMGRGSKTDMTQAKGRDHRASRDSLVSGENRGSKTDVTQAKGRDHRASRDSLVSGENRGSKTDVTQAKGRDHRASRDSLVSGENRGSKTDVTQAKGRDHRASRDSLVSGENRGLRAVDLDMVSYDDEPPRVRRARRPVETDPRDNDGGALEVIDRPRSEGRMKGRREARGEGGAESERRMRRRRQEGDPALAPPPPQIRVHAASRESLDREDPAPPLPPKQHRSMERLAEYHTEPRRSRSWEVLDQPPQLADQPPELPPKKSKLKKLSCVGGPDMETSQTKPGAKAKKSKDRSSSKDRKKMPPPPAPPVPEGGEYREEPRRRRQREESNKLLHPMGNSFHRESSFDASFEKETHGVRSGKGQGRDGASAYYGDTEDELDDGEDAFTEAPVKPSPVGDTTVSPPQTPKPARKISTGSYGSVTPRPMRSVSFDDGYTPTMSNPPRRHRSKDSLASETSLHSMGYRVRSHSGASQTSVGSNPLMNDPWRAKAGTLHPPHSRSRRSRSIGEPTYSANAGRRRRSRTPNASDANRLYQPRRTRSRTSLPEAPGRGGAPSLPRQSPHDTSLLADDSFCDALSHGYASESAPSAPVRRTESERHPEKNRALIKELEGKGIGRSHSDRRPRGEGDGDKPGSPTKSDPLDSASGGETLEERSSKEGSPTKEAPSPTKEKKKKKKFRMPSFSKKKKDSKESTI; encoded by the exons ATGTTTTGCAGCGTCAGCAGTACACAGCACAAGGGGGGAGtagagagaggtgtgtgtgttagttggTTGCCTGTGTTGTTCTTGCTGGTCCACCACCCTCACTGTTTGTCTCGCTCAGTGACAGAGGATTGGGCGTGGAGGGCGCCCCCTGGCCCCCAGCTGGAGGAGGAGGGGCTGGGTCAGCTGGTGGACACCGTGGTGCGGGCCGCAATGGCCGCCGCGCTCAGTAAGGGCCACCTCTCTCCCGGGGACCCTCTCTCTTCTTACGCTAGTGCCCCCGCTTCCTTTTCTtaccctccctccctcgctGAACACCCCCCTGAACCCGACCCTTGGGCTGTAGAGGCTGGTGCGGCAGATAGGATGGTGCGGGTCAAGACTAACGCGGTCAAGGTGGACGTccccatggagggcggggggtccTCACAGGAGCCCGAGGGGATGACAGTACAGCTCCAGCCCCTCCAGCTGTTCCAGGGGCAGCCAGGGGATGGTGTGATGAAGATCTCCTTCACCATCCAGTCCAAGGTCACGCGCCGCAGAACGCAGGGCCCAAAGGGGTCGTGGCCCATCGAGGATGTGACCATCACGCAGTCACAGCCCCGGGTCACCGTCGTACAGCCACAGGATGGCCAGCAGGCCAGCAGGAAGAGAGTGAGGGTGCTTCAGGAGCAGCGGAACAACgtcgcccctccacccccaaaGAAGGAGGAAGCCCCAGCCAGCGTAGTGAAGAGCCCCAGCTATCAGCAGAACCCGGCCAAGCGACCACACCAGTCGGGCCGACATGGGGGAAAGCTGGGCAAGCCTAGGAAGAAGTCGCCCCGCTGGGCTCGCCGAGGGCTCACTCATCCTCTGTCCCCTGTTAGAGAAGAGTTCCTGGAAGGGGAGGACACTCTGGAAGCGCTGCTGGCTCGGCAGAACGTGGACGTGGACACAGACGAAAGTCTGGAGGACTTGCTGATGATGACCGACAACTACAAGGAGAACCTGGCCCCCACTCCGCTCAAAGGGGCTCCGTCACAGGCAGCCTCCTCTCCTGACACGCCCGCCTCCTTTCCTGACACGCCCGCACCTATCGCCACGGCTGAGGACCTGGATGAGACTGGGACCTTCACGCCTCAAGGAGAGAAACACCTCACCAGCTCAGCTGATCAGCCTGTCTTCATCGCGCCCACAGCGGTCAACAAGCCCCTGTCCCAGCacccagcacagcacaagaCAACCGGTGAACAGATGGGGACATTGACCCAGGAGCATTTGACTGAGACTGAGCCGGAAACAAAGGCGACCAAGATCCGCAACATGGACGAGGACATCAAGTCTGTAGACGAAGAAGTGTCCAACACCTACTCTGAGGCCTCTGACGGGGACATTGCTCCCAGGAAGCAGGAAGAAGCTCCAGCAAAAGCACAGGAGGAGGGAGTGGCAAGCCCAGTGGAGGCTGAGAGTGACACAAGCTTCACCTCCGCTACCTCTGCTCCAGAAGAAGAAACACAAAGCCAGGACAATGAGGGCGGTGAACACAACAAGCAAAGCCAAGAACAAAAACAGGACAGCAGAGGtctatcagaatcagaatcTAAAAGTGAAAGAGGGTTTACTTTGGAAGCCAAGGAGGAACAAGGGGATGACCCTGCAGAGGCACCAGAGTCCATTGTAGAAGCTCCCATGGTGTCCACAGCTGCTCAGAAAGCTAATAGTGTTCCAACCAGTGTCGCCCCGTTGGCCAGCCAGGAGGTAGAGGATGAAGATGTTTGTGGTCGTGCCACTAGTTCCCCACTTGAGGAAGGGACCAGGTCTGCCCTGTACAGAACAGACTCTGCCTCGCTGGAAAGCTCCCCTATCATCAACAGCCCTCCCTTTGCCGGCTTCCCAGACCCCACCCACCGGGAGCTGCAGAGAGTGCGCAGCGTGGAGAATGAGCTGGACGAGCCGGGTGCCGTCACCAGACGATCTCAGAAAGGTCGCTCCGCTGTTCGCCGCGTCCACAGTGCAGGGCCTGTTCCCCACTCCAAGAATCGCAAGACGACCATCATCGACTCCACCTTTCGCACGGTCACCATCGACCCCTCCAAGCTGACCGAGTGTGGCAGGCCCATGTCCTCGTTTTTGCTGCAGTCTCCGGGCAAGGGATCCACGTCCAGCGACAACAAGTGGACTCTGATGGACACGGTGTCAAAGTCGGTGGAGGAGCTGGACGTGGAGGACCTGGACGGCGTCATGATCTACGGCAAGTCCCTGGAGGTCCTCATTCACGACACTGAGGAGACGGACGATGCCCTGCCCGAGTCTGACTCCAACCCCAGCAAGTCGCGCTCCTTGGAAGACCTGCTGGCCGAGGccagggaggggggcggggtgACCAAGGGGGCCAAGCTGTACAAGGAAGACATGGTGTTCATCGCCAGGAAGCCCTTGCAGTTCTCAGACATCCCTCCCCCTGCTCAGAAAGACCCAGTGGAAGAAGAGGAGGCTGTTGACCAGAACGCCATGGATTTTTCCGCCATCTCGCCCCAGAAGATGAAAGATCTCGCGGAAGATGAGGGACCCCTTGTGACCAGCTCTCCCAAGCTGGGTCGGCGGCGGGACGGGTCGTTCAAGAAGTACCAGTCCAAGATGGGCAAGTCGGAGGAGACGCTGCTGGAGGTGACGCCTCTCAAGACAGAGCGCAGGCAGCGCCAAGCGGCCAGGAGGTCCATCAGTCTGCCCATGAACTACGACGTCCGCAAGAACCGCTCAAAGGAGACGCTGCTTGACGACCACGCCTCACTCTTCACACCAAACTTGGGGCAGGAAGCCaagagcagcaacaacagcatgACGACGCATGATGACACTGGGCGACGCGGTGGCATGAACAGGTTGCACCGAAGCCTGGGGAACGACTCGCACTCTGTGTCACGCAGCAGTCTGGACAGCCAGCGACAGCTCGGCCGACGAAGCAGAGAAAAAGTGAGGTCAAAGGAGACGCTGATAGACGatgcccccccacccccttcacaGTCCAGCATGAGCACTGGGCGCGACGAGAGCAGACCGGACAACTTCAGCAAGGAGGAGGAGGGCAGCGACCCTCACAGGGGGTCAGTCCAGGCCAGGTCTGACCGGCCCAAGAGACGCAGGCAGAGGGCTGCAGTGGACAGCGAGAATGACCCCACCGCGCCAGACACTGTCAACCAAGCAGCTGCTGACCAGGACACGGCTGACCGGCGTAGCTCGGgcaggagaaggagaagaagacagagagagatggacaggGAGGAGGCAGCAGTGGAGGCAGACAGTCAAGCAGAGACTGACAGAGCTCCAGGCACACCTGATGCACACCATTGGGAGGATCAAGTACCACAGCTGGTGGCagcacccccaccaccacacactGCACCTCTTGATACAGAGTTTCTGGACACTCAGGActtgccccctccccctccacaccTGCTCCAGGAAGACGCTGTGTCTGTAGATTTGCCTGAAGCAGAGAAACACAAGGTGGAAACACACCCACAACAAACTCTCCAGGCACAACATTTTGATGACCAAGATGAACAAAATCAGCCACCGAGGGTTAGGCGaccaaagaagaaaagagagaaacaggTGAAAGCCATTTCAGACGAGACTCCACACGCATCAAGCGCTGTAGAGATTGTGGATCACTGGCAGACGGAACAGCCCTTGGAGGAAAAGCCTGTGCAAGAAGCGACGGTGGAAGAGAGGGCATTCATGTCGTCTTTCAAGCAACCTCTCCATGCAGAACAGACTGTGGGCGAAGACTTTCCTTCCTTGTCCGTCAAGCGCTCAACAATGTCAGCAGATAGGGATTCCCTGCAGGAAGAGAACACAGCCAAGGAGGCTAGAGAGGAATCCATGATGCCAGTAGTGGCAGAAGATGTGGTACCTATCGCAGGTAACCTTGACACAGTGGACTATGGGGACGAACCTCCCCGAGCCCGAAGGTCAGGTGGACGACCGCCAGGCAACAGGGATGAGAACCAGGGTCCCACAGACACCACAGGCAGAGCTGAAGCCAGGAACAGATCAAGGGAGGAGACAGAGTCAATGGGCAGAGGGTCCAAGACTGATATGACTCAAGCCAAGGGAAGAGATCACAGGGCGTCCAGAGACAGCTTGGTGTCAGGAGAGAACAGAGGGTCGAAGACTGATGTGACTCAAGCCAAGGGAAGAGATCACAGGGCGTCCAGAGACAGCCTGGTGTCAGGAGAGAACAGAGGGTCCAAGACTGATGTGACTCAAGCCAAGGGAAGAGATCACAGGGCGTCCAGAGACAGCCTGGTGTCAGGAGAGAACAGAGGGTCCAAGACTGATGTGACTCAAGCCAAGGGAAGAGATCACAGGGCGTCCAGAGACAGCCTGGTGTCAGGGGAGAACAGAGGCCTGAGGGCGGTCGATCTGGACATGGTCAGCTATGACGACGAGCCGCCCAGGGTCAGGAGAGCCAGGCGCCCGGTGGAGACTGACCCCAGAGACAATGACGGTGGAGCCCTGGAGGTCATCGACAGGCCAAGGTCAGAGGGTCGCATGAAGGGTCGGAGAGAGGCTAGAGGTGAAGGTGGagcagagagtgagagacggATGAGGAGGAGGCGGCAGGAGGGAGACCCAGCCCTGGCCCCGCCCCCGCCCCAGATCCGCGTGCACGCAGCATCCAGGGAGAGTCTGGACAGAGAGGACCCGGCTCCACCCCTGCCCCCTAAACAACACCGCTCCATGGAACGCTTGGCAGAATACCACACGGAACCACGCAGGTCAAGGTCATGGGAAGTCCTTGACCAGCCCCCTCAGCTTGCCGATCAGCCTCCCGAGCTTCCTCCCAAAAAGAGCAAGCTGAAGAAACTGTCATGTGTGGGTGGACCAGACATGGAGACTTCACAGACCAAACCTGGTGCAAAAGCCAAGAAGTCTAAAGACCGTTCTTCATCCAAGGACAGGAAAAAgatgccccctccccccgccccccctgtCCCTGAGGGAGGTGAGTACCGGGAGGAGCCAAGGAGGCGACGTCAGCGAGAAGAATCCAACAAGCTGCTGCACCCCATGGGCAATTCCTTCCACAGAGAAAGCTCCTTTGATGCATCCTTTGAGAAAGAAACGCATGGCGTGAGGTCAGGAAAAGGTCAAGGAAGGGATGGTGCATCTGCGTACTACGGGGACACAGAGGATGAACTGGATGACGGGGAGGACGCTTTTACAGAGGCACCCGTAAAGCCAAGCCCTGTAGGGGACACAACGGTGTCACCGCCACAGACGCCCAAACCCGCACGGAAGATCTCCACCGGCAGTTACGGGTCAGTGACACCCAGACCCATGAGATCCGTGTCGTTTGACGATGGTTACACCCCCACCATGTCCAATCCCCCTCGGCGCCACCGGTCCAAAGATTCCTTGGCCAGTGAGACGTCGCTGCACTCGATGGGCTACAGAGTGCGCTCCCACTCGGGGGCCAGTCAAACCAGCGTGGGTAGCAACCCTCTCATGAACGACCCGTGGCGAGCTAAGGCAGGCACTCTTCACCCTCCGCACTCAAGGTCGCGCAGGTCGCGGTCCATTGGAGAACCCACCTACAGCGCCAACGCGGGCAGACGACGAAGGTCACGCACCCCTAACGCGAGTGACGCTAACCGACTGTACCAGCCTCGCAGAACTCGCTCTCGCACCTCCCTCCCCGAGGCCCCTGGGAGAGGTGGCGCCCCCTCTCTGCCAAGACAATCTCCCCACGATACTTCCCTGCTTGCTGATGACAGCTTCTGTGATGCATTGAGCCACGGCTATGCCAGTG AATCGGCCCCCTCTGCACCCGTGCGCCGAACAGAATCTGAGAGACACCCAGAGAAAAACCGTGCGC TGATTAAAGAGTTGGAGGGAAAGGGGATCGGTCGCTCCCACTCTGACCGGCGGCCCAGAG gtgagGGAGATGGAGACAAGCCGGGCTCGCCCACCAAGTCGGACCCCCTGGACAGTGCCAGCGGCGGGGAGACACTGGAGGAACGCAGCAGCAAGGAG GGCTCACCCACCAAGGAAGCCCCGTCGCCcacaaaggaaaagaagaagaagaagaaattccGCATGCCGTCTTTctccaagaagaagaaggacagcAAGGAGAGCACCATCTGA